The Episyrphus balteatus chromosome 3, idEpiBalt1.1, whole genome shotgun sequence genome segment taaattgcctagagaatcttttgatatcatttactttatgaaatttaagcaaacaaaatgcctttgttcaaaaaaaatttaatttttattttaaaaaacaatacggctaCATCGGCAATTTTcaacctatagactttaaagtatttttaattaccgacgtttgaaaaacaagatcatcaaaattagaGCTCTTTgtccgggttccctaataatttgctttagttactttACTATAGAAATTGTGGAAGCTATGAATTTTTTCctcgagaaaaaaatttcaatttattgcaaaacccaattttcgtgatttttttttgcaatttcctCAAAAGGGTGTTTTGTCAAAACTGCCTTCATATTCAGATTGAGCACCCCAAAATACATAAAGATAGGCAGGTATCAAGTCcggtttaattttttctaaaaattaagaccaTTCGAAATTTTCTACAATTAGTATAAACAgagaagtaatttttcatttcttcgaTTGTcctaataaattgaaatttctttctcgagtaaaaaaatCATTGCTTCCACAATTTCTAACTGATTTTGatgaataaaaacttatttgatTCAACATGAATAGAACAATAAACTGTctataaagaaaaacacaaaatgtagcttaaaacggtgtccgaattttaaaaaacggtgaaaaaatgtttgagattcagtccataaaatctacacccaatttggtgcttCAGCATAATCAAAAAGAGCAACTTCTCctctgtttagaactgtaaaaaaatttgaaactgacCGAAAAATGACTGAgcaaaaaatcgttgaaatgtgaaaacattgtaaaacggttttttgacgacaacttgaaattttgagggtctatgaaaaatttcaagtgccgaaatatgatgttgTCAGTAATACCCATAACTTTTGCTGGGTCACTTCCAAAGTAATTagcatgatttttattttgtaactcaGTGTAATTGGTTCCAGTTTTGTgtagtaaaatttaaattgatgaaaacgacaaaaaaatgtttaagcaGTACTGTATTACTATATACAAGAGATATGCTGCTTTTACCATTTCGATCATCAAATATAAACCCAATGAATTTTCAACTTTCAATAAACACTTGAACCATTGTTTGTACAACTGGGCTCTTTTAATTTTACTAGGGAGATTTTCCGTAGGGCGAATGTACATTGTATATGTtcacatttcaaaaaaaattattttataggggtcgcgtatttaaaaaaaaaaaataatcaaaaacaatgcGCTTTCTGAAAAAAAGGAGGCTTATAAAACAAAAGTTCAGACAAATTTTGCGAAATTTCATTAAAGTTGAAACATTCAAGCACAGACTTACTTAATCTCTCTACCattgtgtttaattttagaTATTCAACATGCCTTACAAAAGATCTCTGAACCCAAATGCAGAAAGACGTAGAAGACAACAGGCGAAAAAGAATTTAACGTCACCGCAAAGGCAGGAGAGATTGTCCAACTACCGAAGGAACCGGCAAACTCGCAgatatgaagaaaacaataccCTACTTCCTTCTACATCCCTGCAAGGAGAAGACATACAACAGCTATCAACATCAGAGCCGATACAAGAGCAACAGCCATCTACATCAGAGCCGATACAAGAGCAACAGCCATCTACATCAGAGCCGATACAACAGCAACAGCCATCTACATCAGAGCCGATTCAACAGCAACAGCCATCTACATCAGAGCCGATACAACAGCAACAGCCATCTACATCTGCTTATCACCTTTCATCGGAGAGAATTAGAGAAGAAATTAATAGAAGACGTTCTCAGGACAAATTAGCAGTAAGTTATTGTTGTGCATGGATTTTACATAATGACAATGAAGTACAAACGGTATTTGTTGGCTACATGAATATTACCTGTATTCACTGTAGCGCAAAGTTATTTCCATTGGAAGTAGTTAGTGGGTCTTCAAATATTTGCTGTCACAAGGGAAAAGTTACTTTGCCTGAGGTGACTGTTTGCGACGAACTTAGAAATTTAATTGAGGCAAAtaatgaaaacacaaaaaattatttaaataacgTTCGACAATATAACAACGCACTTGCATTTGCTTCAATTCAAgtaaattatgtaaatttaCCTGGGAGAGGGCCATTTTGCTTTAAAATACATGGCAAAATATATCACTTGGCGGGCAGTTTACAATGCTCCGTAGGGCAAACACCATCTTATGCAGGCCTTTTTATTATAGATGCAGAACAGGCTTTAGAGCAACGTTTATATCATGAAGCCAACAAAGACTGCAACATTGATATAATGAGAACTTTGCAGTCCATGTTAGAACGTCATAACCCTTATGCTCAGATGTTCAAATTTATGAAGGATTCCGTTGAGGTTTCGACTGATTTTCAGTTAACGTTTTCAACTGTCAATGCATTCGATCCAAGGCGATACAATACTCCTCGATCTAACGAAATAGCAGCCATATTTACGAGCACTGATGGGGCCCCTCCAGGAAAATTTGACTTTGTCATATATTCGAAGTCTTCAGGTTCACTGACCAAAATATCGAATCTTAATCCCCACTGTGATCCTATGTGCTATCCAATGCTATTTCCATGTGGGGATAGTGGATGGAGACCAGGTATACACCATGTAAACATTCATAAAACCCCCGTGAGAAATGTTACAACTCAGTTGCAATACTACTGTTACAGACTTTCAGTAAGAGGAGATTTTAATCTAATACATGCATCAGGCAAGTTATTCCAACAATACGTAGTGGACAGTTTTGTCAAGGTGGAAGGTTCACGTATTGCTTATATTAAatcacatcaaaaagaactgcGAGCAGAGAACTACAAAGGTTTGATAGACTTCATGAATAGCGATGCACATCAAACAGGTGCTTTGGTTGGAATCCCGGTAGTACTTCCATCTACGTTTTTGGGGAGTCCTCGAAACATGTTGCAAAATTTTCAAGACGCTATGACTATTGTAACTCGCTTTGGTAAACCAgacatttttctaacatttACATGTAACCCAAACTGGGTAGAAATCAAATCAGAGCTAAAACcatatgaaaaaattgaaaatagacCAGACTTAATAACAAGAGTTTTTCATTTAAAGCTCAAGTTATTGCTTGATGATTTATTTAAAGGGAATGTTCTTGGTGTTGTTACGGCATATGTTTATGTAATCGAGTTTCAGAAGAGAGGTTTGCCCCATGCTCATGTTCTTTTTATGGTCAGAGATGAAGACAAATTACGTGACAAGGAACGCATAGATGCAGTTGTTTCCTCCGAAATTCCCGACTCGCAAAAAAATCCACGGTTGTTCAAtattgtaatgcaatgtatggTTCATGGACCATGTGGAGTTTTAAATATGAATAGTCCTTGCATGCGTGATGGTCAATGTAGCAAAGGATATCCAAAATCATTTGCCAATGAAACAAACATGAATGTAAATGGGTACCCAATTTACCGCAGAAGAGATAATGGACGGTCAGTTTTAGTTGGTTCTCATGAAGTTGATAATCGCTGGATTGTGCCTTATAATGCTTTTTTAACACTTAAATATCAAGCACATATCAATGTAGAGATATGTTCATCTGTTAGATCGGTAAAATATCTCTATAAATACATTTACAAAGGCCATGATTGTGCGTCTGTGCGTTTGCGAACTGATAGGGAAGGGCAACAACAACTTTCTTTAAATGAGCCTGATCTGTTCTTAAACTGCCGTTACGTAAGTCCCCCAGAAGCGATGTGGCGTCTTCACG includes the following:
- the LOC129915415 gene encoding uncharacterized protein LOC129915415; its protein translation is MPYKRSLNPNAERRRRQQAKKNLTSPQRQERLSNYRRNRQTRRYEENNTLLPSTSLQGEDIQQLSTSEPIQEQQPSTSEPIQEQQPSTSEPIQQQQPSTSEPIQQQQPSTSEPIQQQQPSTSAYHLSSERIREEINRRRSQDKLAVSYCCAWILHNDNEVQTVFVGYMNITCIHCSAKLFPLEVVSGSSNICCHKGKVTLPEVTVCDELRNLIEANNENTKNYLNNVRQYNNALAFASIQVNYVNLPGRGPFCFKIHGKIYHLAGSLQCSVGQTPSYAGLFIIDAEQALEQRLYHEANKDCNIDIMRTLQSMLERHNPYAQMFKFMKDSVEVSTDFQLTFSTVNAFDPRRYNTPRSNEIAAIFTSTDGAPPGKFDFVIYSKSSGSLTKISNLNPHCDPMCYPMLFPCGDSGWRPGIHHVNIHKTPVRNVTTQLQYYCYRLSVRGDFNLIHASGKLFQQYVVDSFVKVEGSRIAYIKSHQKELRAENYKGLIDFMNSDAHQTGALVGIPVVLPSTFLGSPRNMLQNFQDAMTIVTRFGKPDIFLTFTCNPNWVEIKSELKPYEKIENRPDLITRVFHLKLKLLLDDLFKGNVLGVVTAYVYVIEFQKRGLPHAHVLFMVRDEDKLRDKERIDAVVSSEIPDSQKNPRLFNIVMQCMVHGPCGVLNMNSPCMRDGQCSKGYPKSFANETNMNVNGYPIYRRRDNGRSVLVGSHEVDNRWIVPYNAFLTLKYQAHINVEICSSVRSVKYLYKYIYKGHDCASVRLRTDREGQQQLSLNEPDLFLNCRYVSPPEAMWRLHERSLFDRSHTIQRLPVHLPNEQMIYFGPGQELPVNLNRETKLTAFFKLCQYDETAREYFYQQIPEHYTWGNSMWKTRQRFSKAIGRIFTVSPNDRERYFLRLLLLHVKGPQSYENIRTVDGTLCETYQEAAEKLHLLENDREWTLCLQEAVNMQMPFQLRQLFAIICLFCSPSNVLQLWITFEQFLTEDFSKKYNAESSTNRALGELELIFRQHGRTLEQFGLPTPTQRVEQEAEDTYNIVEESAVGQLSYDKLNVEQREIVDEILIDLQSGKGHSYFIDGPGGTGKTFLYRTLCSILRGEGKVVLCVAWTGIAASLLEGGRTCHSLFKLPVPILETSVSSIRSYSKQADIIRQASLIIWDEISMVPKDALHVVDRLLREIFNKNDLFGGKTILFGGDFRQVLPVVRHGNRTSIVETNVKQSPLWSQIHKRKLKKNMRANEDQIFCKWLLQLGDGDLQFQTDVSPEAVKIPKSIYVNENEFVYKIFNTSIINQHNVMNFVDRAILCPKNDDCDKINNFIVNNIVEGEPKTYFSNDSLISEDQADEQLYTVEFLNSISHSGLPPHELVLKKNTTIMLIRNLNAREGLINGARMVITRLGEFTLTARLLNNQKTVLIPRISLTPSDATMPFSMIRKQFPVKISYAMTINKSQGQTLQRAGLYLPNPVFCHGQLYVAFSRVQSFSNICVWLKETEKQIVKDDCIITSNIVFKEVL